One Aegilops tauschii subsp. strangulata cultivar AL8/78 chromosome 7, Aet v6.0, whole genome shotgun sequence genomic window carries:
- the LOC141026626 gene encoding protein FAR1-RELATED SEQUENCE 5-like has protein sequence MEAVEKFYKAYAHSVGFSVRIGQKRTVGNVVVWRRFLCCKAGFRTIKEEERKKDSKGEKTRTHARKITRCGCEAMITVKHMQDGKYCISYFQEEHTHEFVTPSKQHLIKSNREVSEKAKTTLFTCHAASIGTSGAFQLLRVGEGGFQFVGCTKRDLQNYHRDMRSTFKDTDAQMFIDNLRKRKKINPGFFFDYVLDDKNRLTRVFWADAFCRKNYALFGEMVSFDSTYSTNQYKMIFCPFTGINHHMGSVFYGAALIVDEKVESYKWVFETFLKAMDGVAPRLIVTDEDASMKAALDEVMPNTVHRLCMWHIMRKLPEKVGPPLREDEHFYSSVNSCVWGSENPTEFEAKWSSMISEFGLEENTWFARRYEIRNSWIPAYFRGVFMGEILRTTSRSESANSFFNHFIGYKHALVEFWIRIGTTLEEQRQNELKAGHDCLSSMPPLITSWEIEKHASMYFTHEVFKAFQKEVRAAREHCLIESISQEGDVKTTVVGGDRSSKSREVQFNTSTMSAHCSCMLFETRGIPCRHIIMVLRGAKLNELPSQFILDRWKKTVNRRALYDNYGNLLEENESSSLDLANQKMISEIHQTLDDTIRLAEHSPQELEALRDGLLGMKRNLSQKVTANNPSRQDEFEAYIGCTMPGEVEIHPPTDVHTKGRCKRIKGHLDKGGEGKQNKDGEGKQNKNGEGKKTAAGPKKPRTCKACKQVGFHDSRTCPNKSKEM, from the coding sequence ATGGAAGCTGTCGAGAAGTTTTACAAGGCTTATGCACACAGTGTTGGATTTTCAGTTCGAATTGGGCAGAAAAGGACCGTAGGTAATGTGGTGGTCTGGAGGAGATTTCTTTGTTGCAAAGCAGGTTTCCGAACAATAAAGGAGGAGGAACGAAAGAAGGATTCGAAGGGAGAGAAGACAAGAACACATGCAAGAAAGATTACTAGATGTGGTTGTGAGGCCATGATAACTGTCAAGCATATGCAGGATGGCAAATATTGTATATCATATTTTCAAGAAGAACACACCCATGAATTTGTCACACCTAGCAAGCAGCATTTAATCAAGTCTAACAGAGAAGTCAGCGAGAAGGCCAAGACCACACTATTCACATGTCATGCAGCTAGCATTGGCACATCTGGGGCCTTCCAATTGCTTCGTGTTGGTGAGGGCGGATTCCAGTTCGTGGGGTGCACAAAGAGAGACTTGCAAAACTATCACCGCGACATGCGAAGCACCTTCAAAGATACAGATGCTCAAATGTTCATTGACAACCTTAGAAAGAGGAAGAAAATCAACCCAGGATTCTTCTTTGACTATGTTCTTGATGATAAAAACCGACTAACGCGTGTCTTTTGGGCAGATGCTTTTTGTCGGAAGAATTATGCTTTATTTGGCGAAATGGTGTCTTTTGACTCCACATATAGCACCAATCAGTATAAGATGATATTTTGTCCTTTCACAGGAATAAACCACCATATGGGATCAGTTTTCTATGGTGCCGCCTTGATTGTTGATGAGAAGGTAGAGTCATATAAATGGGTGTTCGAAACATTCTTGAAAGCAATGGATGGTGTAGCACCGAGGCTTATAGTAACTGATGAAGATGCTAGTATGAAGGCTGCCCTTGATGAAGTTATGCCGAACACCGTCCATAGGTTATGCATGTGGCATATAATGAGAAAGCTTCCAGAAAAGGTTGGTCCTCCACTGAGAGAGGATGAACATTTCTACAGTTCAGTTAACTCATGTGTATGGGGATCTGAAAATCCAACTGAATTTGAGGCTAAGTGGTCTTCCATGATTTCTGAATTTGGACTTGAGGAAAACACATGGTTTGCTAGGAGATATGAAATTCGTAATTCATGGATACCGGCCTATTTCAGAGGTGTATTCATGGGTGAAATTCTGAGAACCACTTCAAGGTCAGAGAGCGCTAACTCATTCTTCAACCACTTTATTGGTTACAAGCATGCTTTAGTGGAGTTTTGGATTAGGATTGGTACAACCCTAGAGGAACAGCGTCAAAATGAACTCAAGGCTGGCCATGATTGCCTCAGTTCCATGCCTCCTCTGATTACATCCTGGGAGATCGAGAAGCATGCTAGCATGTACTTCACCCATGAGGTTTTCAAAGCTTTTCAGAAGGAAGTGCGTGCAGCTAGAGAACATTGCTTGATTGAAAGCATATCGCAAGAAGGTGATGTGAAAACCACGGTTGTAGGTGGTGACCGCTCTTCCAAGTCTAGAGAAGTTCAATTCAACACATCAACCATGAGCGCACACTGCTCTTGCATGTTATTTGAGACACGTGGAATTCCATGCCGACATATTATCATGGTTTTGAGAGGTGCAAAGTTGAATGAGCTCCCTAGTCAGTTCATTTTGGATAGGTGGAAGAAAACAGTTAATAGGAGAGCCCTATATGACAACTATGGTAACTTACTTGAAGAAAATGAGAGTAGTTCCCTAGATTTGGCAAATCAAAAAATGATTTCAGAGATACACCAAACATTGGATGACACAATCAGGTTGGCGGAGCACTCTCCGCAAGAATTGGAAGCATTGAGAGATGGTCTCCTTGGAATGAAAAGAAATTTATCTCAAAAGGTTACTGCCAATAATCCTAGTAGACAAGATGAATTTGAGGCATACATTGGTTGTACTATGCCCGGTGAAGTTGAAATCCATCCACCAACTGATGTCCACACAAAGGGAAGATGCAAAAGAATTAAGGGACACTTAGACAAGGGTGGGGAAGGGAAGCAAAATAAGGATGGGGAAGGAAAGCAAAATAAGAATGGAGAGGGGAAGAAAACTGCTGCAGGACCCAAAAAGCCTCGCACATGCAAGGCGTGCAAGCAAGTTGGTTTCCATGATAGTCGTACGTGCCCTAACAAGAGCAAAGAAATGTAA
- the LOC141026627 gene encoding uncharacterized protein translates to MTRLRGESTLPWMCIGDFNEILRPEEQFGPNERDSAQIDAFREAVDICGLADLGYRGLDWTWKKKVSGGHFCRVRLDRALGSADWSALFPFASVEHLTAAKSDHCLILLEMDLVDTSVRAKQKQFRYECMRERVPRFGDVVAEAWNSTGKAQTVAALSDKLSFVAGRLRKWG, encoded by the coding sequence ATGACAAGGTTGAGAGGGGAGAGCACTCTTCCATGGATGTGCATTGGGGATTTCAATGAGATTTTGCGGCCTGAGGAACAATTTGGTCCAAATGAGCGTGATAGTGCACAGATTGATGCATTCAGAGAGGCTGTGGATATATGTGGACTTGCTGATTTGGGCTACCGCGGCTTGGACTGGACTTGGAAGAAGAAAGTGTCAGGAGGTCATTTCTGCAGGGTTAGGCTGGACAGAGCCTTGGGTTCGGCCGACTGGTCTGCCCTCTTTCCGTTTGCTTCGGTGGAACACCTAACAGCGGCTAAATCTGACCACTGCCTTATCTTACTGGAAATGGATCTCGTGGACACGAGTGTGAGAGCAAAGCAGAAGCAGTTTCGGTATGAGTGCATGCGGGAGCGCGTTCCGAGATTTGGTGATGTGGTAGCTGAAGCTTGGAACTCTACTGGTAAGGCCCAAACTGTTGCAGCACTGTCCGATAAACTTTCCTTTGTGGCCGGTAGGCTGCGCAAGTGGGGCTGA
- the LOC109765139 gene encoding protein ASPARTIC PROTEASE IN GUARD CELL 1-like, which translates to MAARTSLLLLLLLLAPLDSSAASAAGLIPKLKFFEKSISAIEEVAGYYLEEKKGESVKDVSGEQSSGDDRQLGSSAADSYGALIFDLPVGTSPPQVLPFVMDITTDLVWAQCGKPGPTYAPTFRPNRSDSFAPIGCADPACNRLMPKYKCAGPGDRCGGTSAYLATDTFTFGTTPAKGMVFGCIGKVPERNLNSSFGSAGFSRGPLSLVSQLQISTFSYFIDDGGGDKSFVSFSVGDDGAPAKDKGSRSTPLLKGKYPDLYYVKLTGVQVDGELLKDIPEETFSGSGGVILSTTLPVTYLEVAAYKVLRQKLLTKILYQKVVGVPKSPDEDRLCFPTKEFAAIKVPTVSLVFDGADVVMELNVKNYFFEVAGSDQTCLTIRPSTGGSVLGSLLQTGRNMTYDIHDDGGVLTFGPAVAASGPAAVATKGGAPAPAQASLVTVATLLVLGCVLIF; encoded by the coding sequence ATGGCAGCTCGTACTTCACTCCTTCTACTCCTCCTACTGCTGGCGCCGCTGGACTCATCCGCCGCGTCGGCGGCCGGGCTGATTCCCAAGCTCAAATTCTTTGAAAAATCTATCTCGGCCATCGAGGAAGTCGCCGGCTATTACCTGGAAGAAAAGAAGGGGGAGAGCGTCAAGGACGTCTCCGGCGAGCAGAGCAGCGGCGACGACCGCCAGCTGGGCAGCTCGGCGGCGGACAGCTACGGCGCCTTGATCTTCGACCTCCCCGTCGGGACATCGCCCCCGCAGGTCCTCCCCTTTGTCATGGACATCACCACCGACCTCGTCTGGGCGCAGTGCGGCAAGCCCGGGCCCACATATGCGCCCACCTTCCGGCCGAACCGCTCCGACTCCTTCGCCCCGATCGGCTGCGCCGACCCGGCATGCAACCGCCTGATGCCCAAGTACAAATGCGCCGGCCCCGGTGACCGCTGCGGTGGCACGTCCGCCTACCTCGCCACCGACACGTTCACCTTCGGGACCACGCCCGCCAAAGGCATGGTGTTCGGCTGCATCGGCAAGGTCCCGGAGCGGAACCTCAACAGCTCATTcggctccgccggcttcagcagGGGGCCGCTCTCACTCGTGTCGCAGCTCCAGATCTCCACATTCTCCTACTTCATcgacgacgggggcggcgacAAGAGCTTTGTCAGCTTCAGCGTCGGGGACGACGGGGCGCCGGCCAAGGATAAGGGCAGCCGGAGCACGCCGCTGCTCAAGGGCAAGTACCCTGACCTGTACTACGTTAAGCTAACAGGCGTGCAGGTCGACGGCGAGCTCCTCAAGGACATCCCGGAGGAGACCTTCTCCGGCTCCGGCGGGGTGATCCTAAGCACCACCCTTCCCGTCACCTACCTCGAAGTGGCCGCGTACAAGGTTCTGAGGCAGAAGCTCTTGACCAAGATCCTATACCAGAAGGTCGTCGGGGTACCCAAGAGCCCCGATGAGGACCGCCTGTGCTTCCCCACCAAGGAATTTGCCGCTATCAAGGTTCCCACGGTCTCGCTGGTGTTTGACGGCGCCGACGTGGTGATGGAGCTCAATGTGAAGAACTACTTCTTCGAGGTCGCCGGTAGTGACCAGACTTGCCTCACCATACGTCCCTCCACTGGTGGGTCCGTCCTCGGCAGCTTGCTGCAGACGGGCAGGAACATGACCTACGACATCCACGACGACGGCGGCGTGCTGACGTTTGGGCCAGCGGTGGCCGCAAGTGGGCCAGCTGCGGTGGCAACGAAGGGTGGTGCCCCTGCGCCGGCGCAGGCGTCGCTCGTGACAGTAGCCACTCTTCTAGTTCTAGGGTGTGTGCTCATCTTCTAG